The DNA window TTAAGTGGGGCAAATCTGATTTTTGCTAATTTAGTGCAAGCAGATTTGAATGGAACATGTTTGCTTCAAGCTTCTTTAGCTCAGGCAAATTTAAGTGGGGCAAATTTAAGTGGCGCAGATTTAAGTCGAGCCAATGTGAGTGGGGCTAATCTCATTAAAGCCGATTTAAGTGACACGAACTTAAATCAGACCAATTTAGGGCGTTGTAATGCTGCCTATGCTATTTTTCGGGGTTCAGATTTGAGTGAAACGAATTTAACCGATACCCATTTGGTTCATGCAGAAGGTTTAGAGCAATCCTTGAATGAATCAGAAATCGGCCCCTATCAGTGGCAAGGATTACAGTTTTTTTCCCAAGTTGAATTAGACATTGCTCAAGCCCTACATCAACAAAATGCCTTATTTTATCCCCATGTGCGAACGATTTTAGAGGGAAAACTAGAGTCTCAACCTTATTTTCTGATCATTGATGGCGGTAAATGTGGCATTCTTCAAATTGAAGAACAATCGTGCACTCTCGATCTTAAGCGCGATCGCCTGCTACAGCAATCTGGGATTGTTCTCATTGACTCCTACGTTATCGAGCAATGCCAAAGTAACCCCCAAGAAGTTGTCCAAGACTTTCTTGAGCGTCTCAGAACTCTAGATTAACGGTGAGTCAGATCAGACCCCGATTAGAGTCTCAAGGTTCTATTGTGGTGACCCAAGTTCAGAGGTATGATTGACTCTTCAATCTGCTTTTTAATATGAACTTAACCTATGAAACGCCGTAAATTGTTAGCCTATACCACAACAGGAGCAGCTACTACCTTAGCCCTAGCAGCCTGTAGTGCCCAAACCACCACTTCACAAAACACTAGCACCAGTTCCACCAATAGTGCCCTCCCTAATATCCGCTGGAAAATGGCCACCAGTTGGCCAACCTCCCTCGATACCCTCTATGGGTCAGCGAAAATGGTTGCCGATAAAGTCGAATCCATGACCGATGGGCGATTTGTTATCGAAGTCTTTGCTGGTGGAGAAATTGTTCCTGGACTACAAGTCTTGGATGCCGTGCAAGCGGGAACCGTTGAATGTGGCCATAGTGCCAGTTATTACTACATCGGTAAAAATCCCGCCCTCGTATTTGGAACCACCGTTCCCTTTGGCCTCAATGCCCAACAGCAAAATGCTTGGCTCTACTATGGTGGTGGCCAAGAAATGATGAATCAGCTCTATGCCGATTTTAATGTCATTGCCTTTCCTGCGGGCAATAGTGGCGTACAAATGGGTGGCTGGTTTAAGCGTCAGGTGAATACCGTCGCCGACTTAAACGGTTTGAAAATGAGAATCCCTGGATTTGGGGGTAAAGTCCTAGCCAGTTTAGGCGTTAATGTACAGGTATTACCTGGAGGAGAAATCTTCCTCGCTTTAGAGCGAGGGGCTATTGATGCAGCCGAATGGGTTGGCCCCTATGATGATGAAAAATTGGGCTTGAATAAGGCTGCCCAATATTATTATTATCCCGGTTGGTGGGAACCCGGCTCGACCTTTGAGTTACAGGTGAATGTAGACCAGTGGAATCAATTGCCCAAAGAATATCAGGATGTTCTTAGGAGTGCGGCGGCTGATGCCAATATTCATTGTTTAGCTCGCTATGATACACTCAATCCCCAAGCTCTCAAACGGCTTAAAGATGGGGGAACCCAATTACAGCCCTTCAGCCCAGAAATTTTAACCGCTTGTCGCCAAGCAACCCAGGAGTTACTAGCACAACAAGCCAGTGAAGAGCCTTCTTTTAAGGAAATTTATGACTCTTGGAAACAGTTCCAAGCAGATATTTTTAGTTGGCACGCAGTGAGTGAGTTAGGTTACTCGAGTTTTGCCATTGGTCAGTCCTAATGAATAGACTTCTTGCATAAGTCAGGCAATAGGAAATAGACATGAGAATCCAGGATTTTTGGATTACAATTCATTGTCTACCCAACTATGCAAGAGTTCTAATACTTAGAGTAGATTTAAATCACCGTGAGAAAGGCGTTGTAGGGGCAAAAAAAATCACCCCTACAACAGACTCATTAGTCCTTACTCATATAATGTTGCCAGGCTAGTTTAGCTGCACCCACCATTCCCGCTTGATTACCTAATTCAGCGACTAAAACCTGGAGTCCTTCGCGAGACGTTGGTAGAACGCGCTGTTCAATTTCTGCTAGGGTAGCAGGGAGGAAGTAAGGGGCGCTTTGACTAATGCCACCCCCAAGAATAATTGCTTCTGGGGTTAAAATATAGATTAAATTGGCGATTCCTGCCCCTAAACGATGACCGTAGTTTTCCCAAAAATCTAAGGCTTGTCGGTTGCCACTTTCTGCGAGGTGGCCGAGTTCTTGGGGGTCGAGATGACCTTGACGGCGGATAGCAGGAATAGAAACCTGTTGTTCTAGGGAGCCTCGGTTGCCACTGTTGCAGGGATGACCGTAGAGGTCGATGGTGATCAGGCCGAGTTCTCCGGCTGCACCATGGCGACCAGTAAATAACTTGCCATTTATGATGATAGCTCCACCGACTCCGGTTCCGAGGGTGAGCAGGATCAGGTCTTGGAAGTTGCGGCCGGCTCCAATCCAGGATTCACCTAATCCAGCACAGTTTGCATCATTAGCGAGGACAGTGGGTTTACCCGTTTTGCCTTCTAACCACAAGGCTAAAGTTACATCTTGCCAGTCACATAGGTTTATGGCAACCCGCGAAATTTTACCACTTTCGTCTACGGGACCGGGGACTCCAACTCCCAGGGCTAAGGCGGTTTGCTCTGGATCAAGTTCGGCAAGAGTTGAGAGTAGGGCAGCAAGGACGGCTTCTGGCGTTGCGGGTTGGGGGGTAGCAATGGTAAGGGTGTTTTGGCAACTGCCATCTTTACGAAACCGGCCCAGTTTTATGCCGGTTCCGCCGATATCAATGCCGATGACTGTGGGTTGGTTCATAGTGGGGAATGGGGGGATGGGGGAATGGGGAGACGGGCACACACGGAGACGCGGGTAAATTGTCTCTTGCCTATTCCCTATTACCTGCCAGGATAGCGGAAGCCTCGGTTACGAAGTTGTTGCTGGACGTTGGGGCTAGGAGCGTAGCCATATCCCCAGTTTGCATCTTCTACATCTTGGATGATGTTGGGAGTAACCACAATCACCACTTCTGCACGCTCAGATCGGTTGTCAGTTCGGCGGAACATGCGGCCGATAATGGGTAGATCTCCAAGAATGGGTAGTTTAGAAACCGTTTCCCGTTCTTGGTCTTGAATGACTCCAGCAATCAAAAGCGTTTGACCATCACGCAGGCGAATTTTACCCGAACTTAACTCCCGTCTCGAAACCAATGCTACCTGTTGTTGCAGTCCATCTATAACGATATTAAAGGTACCTGTTGGGGTAGAGATACGAGGATTAATAGTCATGGTAATAAAGCCATTATCATCAATTCGATCTACGACAATTGGCATTAATAGACCTACATCTTCAAATTCAGTGTTAACTGTGGTGGTGGTAGTATTGGCATTAATAGTCGTTTCTTGTTCCACATTAACAGGGATGCGGTCTGTGAGGTTAATCGTTGAAGTTTCCCCTTCTTGAATGGTAAGAGTTGGGTCAGTAAGGATCTTAGCCGTTCCTTCTTCAATATTTGCTTCCAGTTGCGCTAGGAATTGGTTGGGATATTGGAAAACTTGCGGCAGTTGGTAGGTGAGTTGGGCGGCTTGGCCAATAATAGCAGGTAAGCCATTAAGAGCAGCACCTGTAGCAGCAGAAATAAGTTCTCCAGTGGGGTTAGTTAAGGCAGGAATGTTTCCGCCACCTGGGACAAGTTGACTCAATAAGCGGGGAACGCCATTAGCATCAAAGAATTGAGGAGCAATGGCTTGAGTCGCAGGGACTAAATCTTGGCCATTAATGAGGGGTTGAAATGTACCATCTAGAATTTGACTTAATAAGCGGGGGGTTCCTGCTGCATCAAAGAATTGAGGGGCAGATGCACCTTGGGTAACTTCGACTAAATCACTTTCTGGATCGAGAAGAGGTTGAAAGACTCCTCCTCCAATTGTCAGTTGATTAAAGTTCCTGGGAACACCATTCACATCAAAAAAGACTGGCGATTGGTCTCCTGCTAGAGTTAAGTTACCTGAAGCATCTCGCAACGGTTGTAAGGGGCCATTGGAAACACCAGGGACATTTAATTCACTCAACAGGCGAGGTGTACCTGTGGAATCTAAGAAGAACTGTGCCCCAACACCAGCCGTGACTACATTTCCGTCAGGACTGCGTAAGGGCTGAAATTGCCCTCCACCAATGGTCAGGTCATTAAAGAGTCTCGGTTGACCCGTGGCATCAAAGAACCGAGGTGCGGGATCTGCTCCGGTTCCAGCAGAAATGAGAGAACCGTTAGGAGTGGTGAGGGCTGGAATTTGCCCTCCACCAAGTTGCAGCTCGCTTAACAGCCTAGGTTGACCAGTATTATCAAAAAATCGAGGGGCTTGAGTGCCAGCAGTGGGAGCAGTAACCAGATTATTCGTTTGATCGACTAAGGGTTGAAAGCTTCCGCCGCCAACGGTGAGTTCGTTCAAACTGCGGGGAATACCATTGCGGTCATAGAAGAGAGGTGGGGTTCCCGAAGCAGGGGATACCTGACGACCAGCAGCACCAGGAATACCGGGGGCAGCCGCGTCAAATCCCGTAACTCCAGGAGTTGTGGGCGAGCCACCAGGGGAGAAAACAGAACCCGGTCGGTTTTGCCCTGAGGGAACCAGTTGGCCAGTGGCGGGGTCGCGCACCAGTTGGGTTCCATTGGGGTTAATAAAGGGAGTGTTGCCAGCAAGGGGGTTGTTGACAACGGGACGACCAAACTGATTAGCGCGGGCTTGATCGGCTGTAGGTGGTCTTAAGCGTCCAAAGTTGGCGATGCCTTGCCCCCCATCGACCACGAAGAAGGAATCCCCGGAACCAAAGGAAAAACTACTGTTAGAAAATTCTTCAGCATTGAGGTTAATGTCAATGACTTTGACATTGACCGATACTTGACGGCGGCGTAGGTCTTGTTGAGAGAGCAAGCCGGTGGCAATTTCTACTTTGCGAGGGTCCCCGACGAGGGTGATGGAGTTGAGGCGCTCGTCGGCAATGATGGATAGGCCGCGCAGTAGGAGGGGACCGTTTGCTTCTTGGACGGTGAAGTTTTCAATGCTAGTCGTTGTTTCTTCTGTTTCCCGTCGGTCTACCCCTTCACCTTCGACTACGCGTGTAGTATTGGTAACGACTCGTTGATAGTCGGCTCCTTGGGAAGCGAGTAGGGTGGCGGAGGCTTCAGCTTCAGCTTGGTTGAGGCGGAGGGTGCGGGTGATGACGGGACTTGATTCGAGAGGCAGGTTTGTACCGACAAAGATGGTGCGGCCAACGCGGTTGGCTTGCAAGCCGCTCAGTTGCAGGACGCTGTTAAAGACGTTTTGCACGGGTTCATTTTCGATGTCGAGAGAAATAGTTGACCCGGCAACGGCAGTAGAGGCTCCGGCTTGGCCTTCAGGAATAGATCCTGCACTGTCGGTAAAGGCGAGGTTCATACCGGCTACCCGTGCAAGGAGGGCGAGAACATCGCGCACTGGGGCATCCCGGAGAACGAGACGGGGGACGTTTTCGGAGGAGCCGAGGTTAATGGTGCGGCCGGATGCGTCGATGGTGGAGACGGAGATTTCACCGAGCGGTGGGGCGATCGCTCTTTGCCGGAAGGGAGGCGCGACACCGGTTCCGGGGGGTAGGCTGGGGATGCCGTTTTGCAAGCTCGGTAGCGGTACACCGTTGTTGGGAGCGCCCTGAGCGGTGGTTTGGGGCGGAGTTTGAGCCACAGGCTGGGGGGCAGGGGGTTGGGGTGCAGTGTTGGCGGTGGGTTTAGGGTCGTCTTGCTTGAGGGAGAGAATGAAGTTAGAGCCGTCTTGGATACTGATGCGGCCGCTGAGGCTGCCTTGGTTGCCGGTGACGGTAACGCGAACGCTGTTGCCATCTATGGAGTTGATACGAACGGCGGCAATGCCTGGAGCGGGGTTGGCTTGCATGAATTCGCCGCTGGGAATGTTGAGCTGCATGTTGGAGATGTTGGCAACCCATTCGTTGCCGTTGGGCACGGCAAATATTTGGGGGCGATCGCCTTCTTGAGTATCTAGGATGACTTCAATGCCGTCATTCTTAGGGTTTAGGGAGACGTTGGTGATTCGGGTCGGAGCCGCCCAAGCCGAAGCATTGGCTACCATCACGGCGGCACTACCGAGCAGCGCCCCACTTAGTCCAAATTGATACTTTTTCATTGCTCTCCTCACGCGATCGCTTTAGACACTGATAATTTGAAGATAAACTGTATGCAAACCCCGTTTAAATGAGGGTCTGGTTACTTAAGCATAGATTCTGGTTACTTATCATTCCCTAAGTGACCCTCAATCGTCAATAGTGTAAAGCAAATTTGTCAAGTGTGGGGGAATGGGGAGATGGGGGAGTGGGCAGATGAGGCAATAGGGGGATTTTCTATTCCCTATTGCCCTCAATTTATTGGATTACTATATATATCCGGACTTATACTATTTTTTTATTATCCCTAAATGTTATGCCTGGAAAATCATATCGTCGGTTGTTTTCGTCCAGTGTGTTGTTGGCGATCGCGGTGGGCTTGATGAGCTGTCGGTCTAATTTAGACTTAACTCAAGATACGCTAGTGCGTTCCGCCCATAGTAGTTGGGTTGAGGAGAGCTTTCAAACGGAAGTGGTTAATATTGGTTTAGCCGAATTGGGTTACCCCATTGAGAGTCCGAAAACGTTAGATTATCCAGCCATTTATCTATCTTTGGCGACTCAATCTCTCGATTATAGTGTGGTATCTTACGATGCGGGTCATGAATCTTTATTTAATCAGGCTAATGGCAATAATGAGTTAGAGAAAGTTGGCAAAGTAATACCGCCCGGTTCTCAAGGCTATCACATGGATAAAAAAACGGCTGATGAATATGGAATTTCTAATCTTGAACAGTTGAAAGATCCCCAAATTGCCAATCTCTTTGATACGGATGCCAATGGCAAAGCAAACTTAGTTGGATGTAATCCGGGTTGGGTTTGTGAATCGGTGATTAATCATCATCTCAAAGTTTATGGACTTGAGGATACGGTAGAACAAGAGCAGGGAAATTATACTTCCCTTTTGGCAGATACCATAGATCGTTACGAGCAAGGAAAGCCTATTTTCTATTACGCTTATAATCCACATTGGATATTTGCTGTTTTGAAACCTGATCGAGAGGTGATGGCTTTAGAAGTTCCTTTTACATCTTTACCTGAGCATATGGTAGGGATAACGGAAACGGATACGACGTTTGAGGGTAAAAATTTGGGATGGCCGGCTGTGGGACAACGTTTTGTGGTGAACCGAACGTTTGCATCCAGAAATTCGAGGGCTAAACGGTGGTTTGAATTGGTGAGTATTCCAGTAGCCGATATGAATGAAGTGAGCTTACAAATTAAAGAGGGAACTGATACTCCAGAGGATATTCGACGTTTGGCTCAGGAATGGGTGAGTGAGAATCAAGCACAGTTTGACGCTTGGTTGGCAGAAGCGAAAGAGGAATAGGAAATGGGAGAGGCAAAGACACAAAGATAGACTATGACCTGTTCGCTGTTCCCTATTTCCTTGACTATAATGATGAGAGAAATGAGGAAAACCTTCATTATTAATTGTTAATTGTGATCATGAGTCAAGTAAGTTTGGTGCGGGCGAATTCCTATGATCGAGAGGCGCTCAGAGCTTCTTTGGTGGAAGTTTTGGCTCCTTTGGGAGGTATGGAATCCATCGTTAAACGGGGCGATCGCGTCTTACTTAAACCTAATCTATTAACGGGGTCTCGACCAACTCATGAGTGTGTGACTCGTCCGGAGTTGGTGGTTGAGGTTGCACGGTTGGTTAAAGAAGCAGGAGGTGTGCCATTTTTGGGCGATAGTCCGGCGTTTGGGACTGTGGAAGGGGTTGCTCAGGCGAATGGGTATTTACCGTTTTTGCAGCAGGTGAATTTACCGATCGTAGAATTTCGGGGAAAACGATATCAAACGGAAGGCGATCGCTTTGGGCATTTGTTGCTGTCTAAGGAAGCAATGGATGCGGATGCAGTGATTAATTTACCGAAGATTAAGGCTCACCAGCAGTTGACGATGACGTTGGGAGTGAAAAATCTATTTGGCTGTGTGCCTGGAAAAATGAAGGCTTGGTGGCATATGCAAGC is part of the Roseofilum reptotaenium CS-1145 genome and encodes:
- a CDS encoding pentapeptide repeat-containing protein, translating into MDKQTLLDLYRGGQRDFRGLDLAGIDLSYTDLSGIDLSQSNLTRANLFYVNLSHANLSQTNLSYADLSCANLFLALLSGSNLTLANLSSASLFNINLSHADLSGANLIFANLVQADLNGTCLLQASLAQANLSGANLSGADLSRANVSGANLIKADLSDTNLNQTNLGRCNAAYAIFRGSDLSETNLTDTHLVHAEGLEQSLNESEIGPYQWQGLQFFSQVELDIAQALHQQNALFYPHVRTILEGKLESQPYFLIIDGGKCGILQIEEQSCTLDLKRDRLLQQSGIVLIDSYVIEQCQSNPQEVVQDFLERLRTLD
- a CDS encoding TRAP transporter substrate-binding protein produces the protein MKRRKLLAYTTTGAATTLALAACSAQTTTSQNTSTSSTNSALPNIRWKMATSWPTSLDTLYGSAKMVADKVESMTDGRFVIEVFAGGEIVPGLQVLDAVQAGTVECGHSASYYYIGKNPALVFGTTVPFGLNAQQQNAWLYYGGGQEMMNQLYADFNVIAFPAGNSGVQMGGWFKRQVNTVADLNGLKMRIPGFGGKVLASLGVNVQVLPGGEIFLALERGAIDAAEWVGPYDDEKLGLNKAAQYYYYPGWWEPGSTFELQVNVDQWNQLPKEYQDVLRSAAADANIHCLARYDTLNPQALKRLKDGGTQLQPFSPEILTACRQATQELLAQQASEEPSFKEIYDSWKQFQADIFSWHAVSELGYSSFAIGQS
- a CDS encoding ROK family protein; the protein is MNQPTVIGIDIGGTGIKLGRFRKDGSCQNTLTIATPQPATPEAVLAALLSTLAELDPEQTALALGVGVPGPVDESGKISRVAINLCDWQDVTLALWLEGKTGKPTVLANDANCAGLGESWIGAGRNFQDLILLTLGTGVGGAIIINGKLFTGRHGAAGELGLITIDLYGHPCNSGNRGSLEQQVSIPAIRRQGHLDPQELGHLAESGNRQALDFWENYGHRLGAGIANLIYILTPEAIILGGGISQSAPYFLPATLAEIEQRVLPTSREGLQVLVAELGNQAGMVGAAKLAWQHYMSKD
- a CDS encoding AMIN domain-containing protein — its product is MKKYQFGLSGALLGSAAVMVANASAWAAPTRITNVSLNPKNDGIEVILDTQEGDRPQIFAVPNGNEWVANISNMQLNIPSGEFMQANPAPGIAAVRINSIDGNSVRVTVTGNQGSLSGRISIQDGSNFILSLKQDDPKPTANTAPQPPAPQPVAQTPPQTTAQGAPNNGVPLPSLQNGIPSLPPGTGVAPPFRQRAIAPPLGEISVSTIDASGRTINLGSSENVPRLVLRDAPVRDVLALLARVAGMNLAFTDSAGSIPEGQAGASTAVAGSTISLDIENEPVQNVFNSVLQLSGLQANRVGRTIFVGTNLPLESSPVITRTLRLNQAEAEASATLLASQGADYQRVVTNTTRVVEGEGVDRRETEETTTSIENFTVQEANGPLLLRGLSIIADERLNSITLVGDPRKVEIATGLLSQQDLRRRQVSVNVKVIDINLNAEEFSNSSFSFGSGDSFFVVDGGQGIANFGRLRPPTADQARANQFGRPVVNNPLAGNTPFINPNGTQLVRDPATGQLVPSGQNRPGSVFSPGGSPTTPGVTGFDAAAPGIPGAAGRQVSPASGTPPLFYDRNGIPRSLNELTVGGGSFQPLVDQTNNLVTAPTAGTQAPRFFDNTGQPRLLSELQLGGGQIPALTTPNGSLISAGTGADPAPRFFDATGQPRLFNDLTIGGGQFQPLRSPDGNVVTAGVGAQFFLDSTGTPRLLSELNVPGVSNGPLQPLRDASGNLTLAGDQSPVFFDVNGVPRNFNQLTIGGGVFQPLLDPESDLVEVTQGASAPQFFDAAGTPRLLSQILDGTFQPLINGQDLVPATQAIAPQFFDANGVPRLLSQLVPGGGNIPALTNPTGELISAATGAALNGLPAIIGQAAQLTYQLPQVFQYPNQFLAQLEANIEEGTAKILTDPTLTIQEGETSTINLTDRIPVNVEQETTINANTTTTTVNTEFEDVGLLMPIVVDRIDDNGFITMTINPRISTPTGTFNIVIDGLQQQVALVSRRELSSGKIRLRDGQTLLIAGVIQDQERETVSKLPILGDLPIIGRMFRRTDNRSERAEVVIVVTPNIIQDVEDANWGYGYAPSPNVQQQLRNRGFRYPGR
- the proX gene encoding glycine betaine/L-proline ABC transporter substrate-binding protein ProX, which translates into the protein MPGKSYRRLFSSSVLLAIAVGLMSCRSNLDLTQDTLVRSAHSSWVEESFQTEVVNIGLAELGYPIESPKTLDYPAIYLSLATQSLDYSVVSYDAGHESLFNQANGNNELEKVGKVIPPGSQGYHMDKKTADEYGISNLEQLKDPQIANLFDTDANGKANLVGCNPGWVCESVINHHLKVYGLEDTVEQEQGNYTSLLADTIDRYEQGKPIFYYAYNPHWIFAVLKPDREVMALEVPFTSLPEHMVGITETDTTFEGKNLGWPAVGQRFVVNRTFASRNSRAKRWFELVSIPVADMNEVSLQIKEGTDTPEDIRRLAQEWVSENQAQFDAWLAEAKEE
- a CDS encoding DUF362 domain-containing protein; translation: MSQVSLVRANSYDREALRASLVEVLAPLGGMESIVKRGDRVLLKPNLLTGSRPTHECVTRPELVVEVARLVKEAGGVPFLGDSPAFGTVEGVAQANGYLPFLQQVNLPIVEFRGKRYQTEGDRFGHLLLSKEAMDADAVINLPKIKAHQQLTMTLGVKNLFGCVPGKMKAWWHMQAGKSSQEFGAMLVETARTIAPNLTILDGIIAHEGNGPMRGSPRFLGILGASEDVFALDLSVLELLGVDPMEVPTHVAALAAGCYAQKQVEFPLCNPQELAIANWKLPDKMQPIDFGMPRVIRSTFKHLYIRLIKEPMSAYQTE